A single region of the Arthrobacter sp. PAMC25564 genome encodes:
- a CDS encoding DUF6314 family protein: MNSPAPDAGPEFDLRAYLLGAWSVERTLLDRASGTRGSFAGAARFTETGDGGGLHFHEEGTVSWTSYNGGPFTGPASRDYLLRPTDARDTLDMFFPDGRPFHRMGFSERSRQDRHWCDPDTYKVSYTMIGPHEFRYRWDVTGPVKDQLLESVLHRRPGSPT, encoded by the coding sequence TTGAATTCGCCAGCCCCGGACGCCGGTCCGGAATTCGATCTCCGCGCCTACCTGCTGGGCGCCTGGAGCGTGGAGCGCACCCTGCTGGACCGGGCCAGCGGCACCCGTGGAAGCTTTGCCGGCGCCGCCCGGTTCACCGAAACAGGCGACGGCGGCGGCCTCCACTTTCATGAGGAAGGCACCGTGAGCTGGACCTCCTACAACGGCGGGCCCTTCACCGGACCGGCCAGCCGGGACTATCTGCTCCGGCCCACGGACGCCCGGGACACGCTGGACATGTTCTTCCCCGACGGCCGGCCCTTCCACCGGATGGGCTTTTCGGAGCGGAGCCGTCAGGACCGGCACTGGTGCGACCCGGATACCTACAAGGTGAGCTACACAATGATCGGTCCGCACGAATTCCGCTACCGCTGGGACGTCACCGGGCCCGTCAAGGACCAGCTGCTCGAGTCCGTGCTGCACCGTCGGCCAGGATCCCCCACGTGA
- a CDS encoding ABC-F family ATP-binding cassette domain-containing protein produces MTATLVAKDLAGGHDHRTLFSKLSLTVAPGDVVGVVGANGAGKSTLLRLMAGVDKPQEGTVSLAPADAFVGWLPQEHERITGETVAGYIARRTGCAQATVAMESTAEALGLGAPGSDDAYSLAFDRWMASGAADLEERIPPVLADLGLEVGPDAEMTGLSGGQAARVALAALLLSRFDIVLLDEPTNDLDLSGLAKLEGFVQGLRGGVVLVSHDREFLARCVTTVVELDLAQNSVAVYDGGYEAFLEERAVGRRHARERFEEFASTKADLVSRARTQREWSSQGVRNAMKKSPDNDKIRRAASTESSEKQAQKVRQMESRIARLDVVEEPRKEWQLQFSIGAAPRSSAVVATLRDAVVHQGGFTLGPVNLQLNAGERIGITGPNGAGKSTLLRLLLGGRQPDSGDASMGASVAIGEIDQARGLLAGGLLLGDAVEAVLTDLTAAEVRTLLAKFGLKADHTGRPVDSLSPGERTRAALALLQARGVNLLVLDEPTNHLDLPAIEQLEEALESYDGALLLVTHDRRLLENVRLDARWNVDNGVVTEMLGHTAPKGTTK; encoded by the coding sequence ATGACTGCAACACTTGTTGCCAAAGACCTTGCCGGTGGTCACGATCACCGCACACTTTTCTCCAAACTCTCCCTGACCGTCGCTCCCGGCGATGTTGTCGGCGTCGTGGGTGCCAACGGCGCGGGTAAATCCACCCTGCTCCGGCTCATGGCGGGCGTCGACAAACCGCAGGAGGGAACGGTCAGCCTCGCGCCGGCAGACGCCTTCGTGGGCTGGCTGCCGCAGGAACACGAGCGGATCACCGGTGAGACGGTGGCCGGCTACATTGCGCGGCGCACCGGCTGCGCCCAGGCCACCGTTGCCATGGAGTCCACGGCCGAGGCCCTGGGCCTGGGCGCTCCCGGCTCCGACGACGCCTACTCGCTGGCGTTTGACCGCTGGATGGCATCCGGTGCCGCGGATTTGGAGGAACGGATCCCCCCGGTCCTGGCCGACCTCGGACTCGAGGTGGGCCCGGACGCGGAGATGACCGGGCTCTCCGGCGGCCAGGCCGCCAGGGTGGCGCTCGCGGCCCTGCTGCTGAGCCGCTTCGATATCGTCCTGCTGGACGAACCCACCAATGACCTGGACCTGAGCGGCCTCGCCAAGCTTGAGGGCTTCGTCCAGGGCCTGCGCGGCGGCGTCGTGCTGGTCTCGCACGACCGCGAGTTCCTGGCACGCTGCGTCACCACCGTGGTGGAACTGGACCTCGCCCAGAATTCGGTCGCGGTCTACGACGGCGGCTACGAGGCCTTCCTGGAGGAACGCGCCGTCGGCCGCCGCCACGCCCGTGAGCGTTTCGAGGAATTCGCTTCGACCAAGGCTGACCTGGTCTCCCGCGCCCGGACCCAGCGCGAGTGGAGCTCGCAGGGCGTCCGGAATGCCATGAAGAAGAGCCCGGACAATGACAAGATCCGGCGGGCGGCCAGCACCGAGTCCTCCGAAAAGCAGGCCCAGAAGGTCCGCCAGATGGAATCCCGGATTGCGCGCCTCGACGTGGTGGAAGAGCCCCGCAAGGAATGGCAACTTCAGTTCAGCATCGGCGCGGCGCCGCGTTCCAGCGCCGTCGTGGCCACCCTCCGGGACGCTGTCGTGCACCAGGGCGGCTTCACACTGGGACCGGTGAACCTGCAGCTGAACGCGGGCGAGCGGATCGGCATCACCGGCCCCAACGGCGCCGGCAAGTCCACCCTCCTCCGACTCCTGCTCGGCGGCCGGCAGCCTGACTCCGGCGACGCATCGATGGGCGCCTCTGTCGCCATCGGCGAGATCGACCAGGCGCGCGGGCTGCTCGCCGGCGGGCTGTTGCTTGGCGACGCCGTTGAGGCCGTCCTGACGGACCTGACCGCGGCTGAAGTCCGCACCCTGCTGGCCAAGTTCGGCCTCAAAGCGGACCATACCGGGCGCCCGGTGGATTCCCTGTCGCCGGGGGAGCGGACCAGGGCGGCACTGGCGCTGCTGCAGGCGCGCGGCGTGAACCTGCTGGTCCTGGACGAACCCACCAACCACCTTGACCTGCCCGCCATCGAGCAGCTTGAGGAAGCCCTCGAAAGCTACGACGGCGCGCTGCTCCTGGTCACGCATGACCGCCGGCTGCTGGAAAATGTGCGCCTTGACGCGCGCTGGAACGTGGACAACGGCGTCGTCACCGAAATGCTGGGCCATACCGCCCCGAAAGGCACCACAAAATGA
- a CDS encoding DUF998 domain-containing protein — MIAARSLTLVAGAGTVIVGLVPEDTGSAWHLVGAVVYFAAGAVALLLLGCLWFRQPPLGWSILACGAVSFGALVASGLTGMQVPEPGTLERLMGCPITIGVAAVGLVAQRVRQERAARSAGRVRRPRTAPDI, encoded by the coding sequence GTGATCGCCGCCCGCTCGCTCACCCTTGTGGCCGGTGCAGGCACGGTCATCGTGGGCCTGGTGCCCGAGGATACGGGGTCCGCCTGGCATCTGGTGGGCGCCGTGGTGTACTTCGCGGCCGGGGCCGTCGCGCTGTTGCTCCTGGGCTGCCTGTGGTTCAGGCAGCCGCCGCTGGGCTGGTCGATCCTGGCGTGCGGCGCGGTGTCCTTCGGTGCGCTCGTGGCGAGCGGGCTGACCGGCATGCAGGTGCCCGAGCCCGGAACCCTGGAGCGGCTGATGGGCTGCCCCATCACCATCGGCGTGGCCGCAGTAGGCCTGGTGGCGCAGCGCGTCCGGCAGGAACGCGCCGCCAGGAGCGCCGGGAGAGTCAGGCGGCCCCGCACGGCACCGGACATCTGA
- a CDS encoding ABC transporter ATP-binding protein translates to MSMDRVAWSSLYNITRASSGSKPFSKETLKRVFSFARPHRRRLIAFVLLSIVMAVLAVATPVLAGQVVDAIIAGAGTGVVVWLAVLIAIVAVAEAGIGLVTRWLSSTIGEGVIVDLRTKVFDHVQKMPIAFFTRTRTGALVSRLNNDVIGAQSAFAGTLSGVVSNVVALALTLAVMLNKSWLVTVLAMVLLPIFLIPARRMGSKLADLRREAAGHNAAMGTQMTERFSAPGATLVKLFGRPDEESREFALRAGRVRDIGVRTAMLQFTFVTALTLVSALALALVYGLGGFLALQGQLAAGDVVVLALLLTRLYAPLTALSNARVEIMSALVSFERVFEILDLKPLIQQKPDAVASPTGPLSVEFDDVRFAYPSADKVSLASLEDVSTLDTRGGEEVLHGISFRVEPGQTVALVGSSGAGKSTIAQLLARLYDVDSGAVRFGGTAPGTGVDVRDLTFDSMRETLGMVTQDGHLFHESIASNLRLARPDATLDQMWDVVRQARLEEMVRSLPDGLDTVVGERGYRLSGGERQRLTIARLLIAQPRVVILDEATAALDSTNEAAVQEALGAALEGRTAVVIAHRLSTIRAADVILVVENGSIVERGTHTGLLAADGRYAELYRTQFAEATAVAEEAVPGL, encoded by the coding sequence ATGAGCATGGACCGGGTAGCCTGGAGCTCCCTCTACAACATCACGCGCGCCTCGAGCGGCTCCAAGCCGTTCTCGAAGGAGACACTCAAACGCGTCTTCAGCTTCGCGCGACCGCACCGGCGCCGGCTGATCGCCTTCGTGCTGCTGTCCATTGTGATGGCCGTGCTGGCCGTGGCCACCCCCGTCCTCGCCGGCCAGGTGGTTGATGCGATTATCGCCGGCGCGGGCACCGGCGTGGTGGTCTGGCTGGCGGTGCTGATCGCCATCGTGGCGGTTGCCGAGGCCGGGATCGGCCTCGTCACCCGCTGGCTGTCCTCCACGATCGGCGAGGGCGTGATCGTGGACCTGCGCACCAAGGTGTTCGACCACGTGCAGAAGATGCCGATCGCCTTCTTCACCCGCACACGGACCGGAGCACTCGTGAGCCGGCTGAACAACGATGTCATCGGCGCACAGTCGGCCTTCGCCGGAACGCTGTCCGGCGTCGTCAGCAACGTCGTGGCCCTGGCCCTGACGCTCGCGGTGATGCTGAATAAATCCTGGCTCGTCACCGTGCTGGCCATGGTCCTGCTGCCGATCTTCCTGATTCCGGCCCGCCGGATGGGCTCCAAGCTGGCCGATCTCCGCCGCGAAGCCGCGGGGCATAATGCCGCCATGGGCACCCAGATGACGGAGCGGTTCTCCGCGCCCGGTGCCACCCTGGTGAAGCTCTTTGGCCGCCCGGATGAGGAATCCCGGGAGTTCGCCCTTCGGGCCGGCCGGGTACGTGACATCGGCGTGCGCACGGCGATGCTGCAGTTCACCTTCGTCACGGCCCTGACGCTCGTCTCGGCGCTGGCCCTCGCCCTGGTCTACGGCCTGGGCGGCTTCCTGGCGCTGCAGGGGCAGCTGGCCGCGGGCGACGTCGTTGTGCTGGCGCTGCTCCTCACCCGCCTTTACGCACCGCTGACGGCGCTCTCCAATGCCCGGGTGGAGATCATGAGTGCCCTGGTCAGCTTCGAGCGGGTCTTCGAGATCCTGGACCTCAAGCCCCTCATCCAGCAGAAGCCCGACGCCGTGGCGTCGCCGACCGGTCCGCTGTCCGTGGAGTTCGACGACGTCCGCTTCGCCTACCCCTCGGCGGACAAGGTCTCGCTGGCCTCGTTGGAGGACGTGTCCACGCTGGACACCCGCGGCGGCGAAGAAGTACTGCACGGCATCAGCTTCCGGGTGGAACCCGGCCAGACCGTGGCACTCGTGGGCTCCTCGGGTGCCGGCAAGTCCACCATCGCGCAGCTGCTGGCGCGGCTGTACGACGTCGATTCCGGCGCCGTCCGTTTCGGCGGCACGGCACCCGGCACCGGCGTGGACGTCCGCGACCTCACCTTCGACTCCATGCGTGAGACCCTGGGCATGGTGACGCAGGACGGGCACCTGTTCCACGAAAGCATCGCCTCCAACCTGCGCCTGGCCCGGCCCGACGCCACCTTAGACCAGATGTGGGACGTGGTGCGCCAGGCCCGGCTCGAGGAGATGGTCCGGTCGCTGCCGGACGGCCTGGACACCGTGGTGGGGGAGCGCGGCTACCGCCTCTCCGGCGGCGAACGCCAGCGCCTGACCATCGCTCGGCTGCTCATCGCCCAGCCGAGGGTGGTGATCCTGGACGAGGCTACGGCCGCCCTGGATTCCACCAACGAGGCCGCGGTACAGGAGGCTCTGGGCGCCGCGCTCGAGGGGCGCACCGCCGTCGTGATTGCCCACCGGCTCTCTACGATCCGCGCGGCCGATGTGATCCTGGTGGTGGAGAACGGCTCCATCGTGGAGCGGGGCACCCATACCGGTCTCCTTGCCGCCGACGGCCGCTACGCGGAGCTCTACCGGACGCAGTTCGCCGAAGCCACGGCAGTGGCCGAAGAAGCCGTGCCCGGGCTCTAG
- a CDS encoding carbohydrate-binding protein, with protein sequence MSERFPGRKLSVVRLGILIGAVAAAAAGGVAAWGNFQDVRAAEAIPSVFSGYVDVTATPRFAFEAPASKEAENVVLSFVVADPKDPCTPSWGAAYSLSEAASALDLDRRVARLEQLGGTAAVSFGGLANQELAVSCTDPAKLKSAYGTVIDRYNVSSIDLDVEGEALSDPAAVERRSSAIAALQQDRQRDGKGLSVWLTLPADPNGLTTAGSDAVNRMITAGVDLAGVNAMTMDYGGSKLAGRSMYENAVSAAEATHGQLSALYRAAGRELGSEMVWRKIGLTPMIGQNDIPGEIFTLKDAQDLSSYASGKGIGRLSIWSLNRDWTCSPNFPDVRQVSDGCSGVDQSGSTFASILGAGVAAGPVPEPTAPARQTASPAVTDNPSTSPYPVWSASSTYTAGDRIVRHSNVYEAKWWTRGDSPDDPVLQGGATPWRLIGPVLPGDKPAPKLTAPEGTAPPWQPSSIYVKGDRVLFEGRVFEAKWWTQTDSPDAALQGAGESPWWKLPDEELLKIMATATAAAAPSPAATGK encoded by the coding sequence GTGTCCGAACGATTCCCAGGCCGCAAGCTATCAGTGGTCCGGCTTGGCATCCTCATCGGCGCCGTGGCGGCTGCCGCCGCCGGCGGCGTGGCAGCGTGGGGCAACTTCCAGGATGTCCGGGCGGCCGAGGCCATCCCGTCCGTCTTCTCGGGGTATGTCGACGTCACGGCGACGCCGCGGTTCGCCTTCGAGGCCCCGGCGTCCAAGGAAGCCGAAAATGTCGTGCTGTCCTTCGTGGTCGCCGACCCGAAGGATCCGTGCACGCCTTCCTGGGGCGCCGCCTACTCGCTCTCGGAGGCGGCATCGGCGCTGGACCTGGACCGGCGGGTGGCAAGGCTCGAGCAACTCGGCGGCACCGCCGCCGTGTCCTTCGGCGGGCTGGCCAACCAGGAGCTGGCCGTCAGCTGTACAGATCCCGCCAAGCTGAAGTCGGCCTACGGGACCGTCATCGACCGCTACAACGTCAGCAGCATCGATCTGGATGTGGAAGGGGAGGCCCTCTCCGACCCGGCAGCCGTGGAACGGCGTTCCAGCGCCATCGCCGCGCTCCAGCAGGACCGGCAGCGCGACGGCAAGGGGCTCAGCGTCTGGCTGACGCTGCCGGCGGATCCCAACGGCCTCACGACGGCGGGCAGCGACGCCGTGAACCGGATGATCACCGCCGGCGTCGACCTGGCCGGGGTGAACGCCATGACGATGGACTATGGCGGGAGCAAGCTGGCGGGCCGTTCCATGTACGAGAACGCAGTGTCCGCCGCGGAAGCCACGCACGGGCAGCTGAGTGCCCTGTACCGGGCAGCAGGCAGAGAACTCGGCAGTGAAATGGTGTGGCGCAAGATCGGCCTCACGCCGATGATCGGCCAGAACGACATCCCAGGCGAAATCTTCACGCTCAAGGACGCCCAGGACCTCAGCAGCTACGCGAGCGGCAAGGGTATCGGCCGGCTGTCCATCTGGTCCCTCAACCGGGACTGGACCTGCAGCCCGAACTTCCCTGACGTCAGGCAGGTCTCGGACGGTTGCAGCGGCGTTGACCAGAGTGGATCGACGTTCGCCTCGATCCTCGGCGCCGGCGTGGCCGCCGGCCCGGTCCCGGAACCGACGGCTCCGGCACGGCAGACGGCGTCTCCCGCCGTGACGGACAATCCGTCCACCAGCCCGTATCCGGTGTGGTCGGCAAGCAGCACCTACACGGCCGGGGATCGGATTGTGCGGCATTCCAACGTCTACGAGGCCAAATGGTGGACCCGCGGAGACTCCCCCGACGATCCCGTACTCCAGGGTGGCGCCACCCCGTGGCGCCTCATCGGCCCCGTATTGCCCGGCGACAAGCCGGCTCCGAAACTGACGGCGCCTGAAGGTACGGCGCCCCCGTGGCAGCCGTCCAGCATCTATGTCAAGGGTGACCGCGTGCTCTTCGAAGGCCGGGTCTTCGAAGCGAAGTGGTGGACCCAGACGGACAGCCCCGACGCCGCGCTGCAGGGCGCAGGGGAATCACCCTGGTGGAAGCTGCCGGACGAAGAACTGCTGAAGATCATGGCCACAGCGACAGCGGCTGCCGCGCCGTCGCCGGCCGCCACCGGCAAGTAG
- a CDS encoding NUDIX domain-containing protein, whose product MNPLIVVSAVCVFDDAGRLLTVRKRGTDKFMHPGGKPEAGETAAQTAARELEEEVGIVLAPEKLELLGIWLADAANEAATQIEATVFMAPGVWSARPSAEIAEIRWLDLAAELPDDLAPLLTGHVLPALSAGSD is encoded by the coding sequence GTGAATCCCCTGATAGTCGTCTCCGCCGTCTGCGTGTTCGATGACGCCGGGCGCCTCCTGACCGTCCGCAAGCGGGGCACGGACAAGTTCATGCATCCGGGCGGCAAACCCGAGGCCGGCGAAACCGCCGCCCAGACCGCGGCCCGGGAGCTGGAAGAAGAGGTGGGGATCGTGCTGGCCCCCGAGAAGCTGGAGCTCCTGGGCATCTGGCTGGCGGATGCCGCCAACGAGGCCGCCACCCAGATCGAGGCCACCGTCTTCATGGCGCCCGGGGTCTGGAGCGCCCGCCCCTCGGCCGAGATTGCCGAGATCCGCTGGCTGGACCTCGCTGCGGAATTGCCGGACGACCTTGCCCCGTTGCTCACAGGCCACGTGCTGCCGGCGCTGTCCGCCGGATCGGACTAG